One genomic segment of Nocardioides cavernaquae includes these proteins:
- a CDS encoding APC family permease — MGVGDVSKRILLGRKLRSSQLGETLLPKRIALPVFASDALSSVAYAPDEVFIMLAVAGASAYVWSPWIGLAVALVMLTVVASYRQTVHAYPSGGGDYEVATVNLGRSAGVTVASALLVDYVLTVAVSISSAAQYAAGAIPSLIGHEAMAASAAVVLLTALNLRGVRESGTFFAVPTYLFMVAILGMCALGLLRLTFGHLPEAESAHLKITPEEGWEGPLNQIALFFLLARAFSSGCAALTGVEAISNGVPAFQRPKSQNAATTLLLLGLIAVTMMLSVIILAKQMGIRYVDPHHLENLRQAAGGALPDGYDQHPVISQIAAGVFSDFSPGFYFVVSVTGIILVLAANTAFNGFPVLGSILAQDGLAPRALGSRGDRLAYSNGIVFLAVMAIVLILAFDAQTTKLIQLYIVGVFVSFNLSQLGMIRHWTRHLATERDPSERRRMQRSRMINTFGLGMTSVVLVIVLITKFLSGAWITIIAMILFFLLMQGIRKHYDRVAEELAADDQDKVMPTRVHAIVLVSKLHKPTLRALAFAKATRPNTLEAVYVGIDAESTDRLLEEWDERGIDVPLKVLHSPYRELTRPIVDYAVAIRSAHPRGVVAVYIPEYVVGRWWEQLLHNQTALRLKGRLLFTPGVMVTSVPYQLRSSRIALDREAREETRVHAGDLRSGRARDN; from the coding sequence GTGGGTGTCGGCGATGTTTCCAAGCGGATCCTTCTGGGCCGCAAACTGCGTTCTTCCCAGCTGGGAGAGACGCTGCTGCCCAAGCGCATCGCGCTCCCCGTCTTCGCCAGTGACGCCTTGTCGTCGGTGGCGTATGCGCCCGACGAGGTCTTCATCATGCTCGCCGTCGCGGGTGCCTCGGCGTACGTCTGGTCGCCGTGGATCGGCCTCGCTGTTGCGCTGGTGATGCTGACCGTGGTCGCGTCGTACCGGCAGACGGTGCACGCCTATCCGTCGGGCGGCGGCGACTACGAGGTGGCCACCGTCAACCTCGGTCGCAGCGCCGGCGTGACGGTCGCGAGCGCGCTGCTCGTCGACTACGTGCTCACGGTGGCGGTGTCGATCTCGTCGGCTGCGCAGTACGCCGCCGGCGCGATCCCGTCGCTGATCGGCCACGAGGCCATGGCGGCAAGTGCGGCCGTCGTGCTGCTCACCGCCCTCAACCTCCGGGGCGTCCGTGAATCCGGCACCTTCTTCGCGGTGCCGACGTACCTGTTCATGGTCGCGATCCTGGGCATGTGTGCCCTCGGGCTGTTGCGCCTGACCTTCGGGCACCTTCCGGAGGCCGAGAGCGCGCACCTGAAGATCACCCCCGAGGAGGGCTGGGAGGGGCCGCTGAACCAGATAGCGCTCTTCTTCCTGCTCGCGCGGGCCTTCTCGTCCGGTTGTGCGGCGTTGACCGGTGTCGAGGCGATCTCCAACGGCGTGCCGGCTTTCCAGCGGCCGAAGAGCCAGAACGCGGCGACGACGCTGCTGCTGCTCGGCCTGATCGCGGTCACCATGATGCTGAGCGTCATCATCCTCGCCAAGCAGATGGGCATTCGCTACGTCGACCCGCACCACCTGGAGAACCTCCGCCAGGCCGCAGGCGGCGCGCTTCCCGACGGCTATGACCAGCACCCGGTCATCTCGCAGATCGCTGCAGGCGTGTTCAGCGACTTCTCGCCGGGGTTCTACTTCGTGGTCTCGGTCACCGGCATCATCCTGGTGCTTGCCGCCAACACCGCGTTCAACGGGTTCCCGGTGCTCGGGTCGATCCTGGCGCAGGACGGGCTGGCGCCCCGTGCGCTCGGCTCGCGCGGCGACCGCCTCGCCTACAGCAACGGCATCGTCTTCCTCGCGGTCATGGCCATCGTTCTGATCCTGGCCTTCGACGCCCAGACGACGAAGCTGATCCAGCTCTACATCGTCGGCGTCTTCGTGTCGTTCAACCTGAGCCAGCTCGGCATGATCCGGCACTGGACCCGTCACCTCGCCACCGAGCGGGACCCCTCCGAGCGCCGGCGCATGCAGCGCTCGCGGATGATCAACACCTTCGGTCTGGGCATGACCTCGGTCGTTCTGGTCATCGTGCTGATCACCAAGTTCCTGAGCGGAGCGTGGATCACGATCATCGCGATGATCCTGTTCTTCCTGCTGATGCAGGGCATCCGCAAGCACTACGACCGCGTCGCCGAAGAGCTGGCTGCGGACGACCAGGACAAGGTCATGCCGACCCGGGTCCACGCGATCGTGCTGGTCTCCAAGCTGCACAAGCCGACGCTTCGTGCGTTGGCGTTCGCGAAGGCGACCCGGCCCAACACGCTCGAAGCCGTCTACGTCGGCATCGATGCCGAGTCCACCGACCGGCTGCTGGAGGAGTGGGACGAGCGCGGCATCGACGTGCCCCTCAAGGTCCTCCACTCGCCGTACCGGGAGCTGACCCGTCCGATCGTCGACTACGCAGTCGCGATCCGCAGCGCCCACCCCCGCGGTGTGGTCGCCGTCTACATCCCTGAGTACGTCGTCGGGCGCTGGTGGGAGCAGCTGCTCCACAACCAGACCGCGCTGCGCCTCAAGGGGCGCCTCCTGTTCACTCCGGGCGTCATGGTGACGTCCGTTCCGTACCAGCTCCGCTCGTCCCGGATCGCGCTCGACCGGGAGGCACGCGAGGAAACCCGCGTCCATGCCGGCGACCTGCGCAGCGGACGCGCGCGCGACAACTGA
- a CDS encoding class I SAM-dependent RNA methyltransferase encodes MSRTTRSPRQRQARGDSVVGQRHTVEVERIAHGGFCVGRVEGRAVFVRHTLPGETVVVEITEGTEGDRFWRGDAVEVLTASPDRIEPVCQYAGPAACGGCDFQHVTLKAQRALKTTVVREQLTRLGKLDPADPLLTRLSVEHVSGESADINAGLRWRTRVTWVGLPGGLHGLHEHRSRNVVEIDDCLIATEEANAGAPTGPVSHTVTTSAGTHDYLVAADGFWQVHPSAPKLLVETVLDMLQPAEGEKALDLYAGVGLFASFLADAVGESGKVVAIEGDQSAVDHATTNLRAFRQAKAVMGAVDKTLATSYDEPFDVVVLDPPRDGAKKAVVDQVVDRAPRAVAYVACDPAALGRDVALFAEHGYTLSALRAFDLFPMTHHVECVALFTRRDVS; translated from the coding sequence GTGTCCCGAACCACCCGTAGCCCCCGCCAGCGACAGGCCCGCGGCGACTCCGTGGTCGGTCAGCGCCACACCGTCGAGGTGGAGCGGATCGCTCACGGCGGCTTCTGTGTCGGCCGTGTCGAAGGCCGCGCCGTCTTCGTGCGCCACACCCTGCCCGGCGAGACCGTCGTCGTCGAGATCACCGAGGGCACCGAAGGTGACCGGTTCTGGCGCGGCGACGCGGTCGAGGTGCTCACCGCCTCGCCCGATCGCATCGAGCCCGTCTGCCAGTACGCCGGCCCGGCGGCCTGCGGTGGTTGCGACTTCCAGCACGTCACGCTGAAGGCGCAGCGCGCCCTGAAGACCACGGTGGTGCGCGAGCAGTTGACGCGCCTGGGCAAGCTCGACCCCGCGGACCCGCTGCTGACACGGCTGTCGGTCGAGCACGTGTCGGGGGAGTCCGCCGACATCAACGCCGGCCTGCGGTGGCGCACCCGGGTGACCTGGGTCGGGCTGCCGGGAGGGCTGCACGGCCTGCACGAGCACCGCTCGCGCAACGTCGTCGAGATCGACGACTGCCTGATCGCGACGGAGGAGGCCAACGCCGGAGCCCCCACCGGCCCCGTGTCGCACACGGTGACCACGTCCGCCGGCACGCACGACTACCTGGTCGCTGCCGACGGCTTCTGGCAGGTCCATCCCTCCGCGCCGAAGCTGCTGGTCGAGACCGTCCTGGACATGCTCCAGCCGGCCGAGGGCGAGAAGGCCCTCGACCTCTATGCCGGCGTCGGCCTGTTCGCCTCCTTCCTGGCTGACGCGGTGGGGGAGAGCGGCAAGGTCGTCGCGATCGAGGGCGACCAGTCCGCGGTCGACCACGCCACCACCAACCTGCGCGCGTTCCGCCAGGCCAAGGCGGTGATGGGCGCTGTCGACAAGACCCTCGCCACGTCCTACGACGAGCCGTTCGACGTCGTCGTCCTCGACCCGCCGCGCGACGGTGCCAAGAAGGCTGTCGTCGACCAGGTCGTCGACCGGGCCCCGCGCGCCGTCGCGTACGTCGCGTGCGACCCCGCGGCGCTCGGGCGCGACGTTGCGCTCTTCGCGGAGCACGGCTACACGCTGTCGGCGCTGCGGGCCTTCGACCTCTTCCCGATGACACACCACGTGGAATGCGTGGCGCTGTTCACTCGACGTGATGTATCTTGA
- the acnA gene encoding aconitate hydratase AcnA, with protein sequence MASQDSFGAKGALDVNGTSYEIFRLNAVEGEGLDVASLPFSLKVLLENLLRTEDGADITADDIKALAGWDETAEPDKEIQFSPARVIMQDFTGVPCIVDLATLREAAADLGGDPSKINPLSPAEMVIDHSVISEFFGTVDAFEKNTEIEYERNRERYQFLRWGQTAFDDFKVVPPGTGIVHQVNIEHLARTVFTREVDGVLQAYPDTCVGTDSHTTMVNGLGVVGFGVGGIEAEAALLGQPVSMLIPRVVGFKLYGDLPEGTTATDLVLTITEMMRKHGVVGKFVEFYGAGVTVLPLANRATIGNMSPEFGSTIAVFPIDEETINYMRLTGRSEDQLALVETYAKEQGLWHDPAAEPRYSEKLELDLSTIVPSIAGPKRPQDRVQLTDAQTAFATALPTYSTEPAASVPVTLADGTSFELKNGAVTIASITSCTNTSNPSVMIGAALLAKNAVEKGLTSKPWVKTTLAPGSKVVTDYYDKAGLTPYLEKLGFDLVGYGCVTCIGNSGPIIPEVSAAVNEHDLAVVSVLSGNRNFEGRINPDVKMNYLASPPLVIAYAIAGTMDIDLLHGVIGIDTEGNDVYLKDIWPSPIDVETTIAQAISQDMFTKDYADVFAGDERWQGLPTPEGKTFEWDEASTYVRKAPYFDGMSLDTTPVTDISGARVLLKLGDSVTTDHISPAGNIKGDTPAGKYLTEHGVTPRDFNSYGSRRGNHEVMIRGTFANIRLRNQVAPGTEGGYTRDFTVEGGPVSFVYDASQNYQAAGIPLVVLAGKEYGSGSSRDWAAKGTSLLGVKVVIAESYERIHRSNLIGMGVLPLQFPAGQNAESLGLTGEETFSVTGVTALNDGVTPKTVRVVTDSGVEFDAVVRIDTPGEANYYRNGGILQYVLRNLVAQG encoded by the coding sequence ATGGCCAGTCAGGACAGCTTCGGCGCCAAGGGCGCCCTCGACGTCAACGGGACGTCGTACGAAATCTTCCGGCTCAACGCCGTCGAAGGCGAGGGCCTCGACGTTGCGTCGCTGCCGTTCTCGCTGAAGGTCCTCCTGGAGAACCTGCTCCGCACCGAGGACGGCGCGGACATCACGGCCGACGACATCAAGGCGCTGGCCGGCTGGGACGAGACCGCCGAGCCTGACAAGGAGATCCAGTTCTCCCCGGCGCGCGTGATCATGCAGGACTTCACCGGCGTGCCCTGCATCGTCGACCTCGCCACGCTGCGTGAGGCCGCTGCCGACCTCGGCGGCGACCCGTCGAAGATCAACCCGCTGTCCCCGGCCGAGATGGTCATCGACCACTCGGTCATCTCCGAGTTCTTCGGCACGGTCGACGCGTTCGAGAAGAACACCGAGATCGAGTACGAGCGCAACCGCGAGCGTTACCAGTTCCTGCGCTGGGGCCAGACCGCGTTCGACGACTTCAAGGTCGTCCCGCCGGGCACCGGCATCGTGCACCAGGTCAACATCGAGCACCTGGCCCGCACGGTCTTCACCCGCGAGGTCGACGGTGTCCTGCAGGCCTACCCCGACACCTGCGTCGGCACCGACTCGCACACCACCATGGTCAACGGCCTCGGCGTCGTCGGCTTCGGTGTGGGTGGCATCGAGGCGGAGGCTGCGCTCCTCGGCCAGCCGGTCTCCATGCTGATCCCGCGCGTCGTCGGCTTCAAGCTCTACGGCGACCTGCCCGAGGGCACGACCGCCACCGACCTCGTGCTGACGATCACCGAGATGATGCGCAAGCACGGCGTGGTCGGCAAGTTCGTCGAGTTCTACGGCGCCGGCGTCACCGTCCTGCCGCTCGCGAACCGCGCCACCATCGGCAACATGTCTCCGGAGTTCGGCTCCACGATCGCGGTCTTCCCGATCGACGAGGAGACCATCAACTACATGCGCCTGACCGGCCGCTCCGAGGACCAGCTCGCGCTGGTGGAGACGTACGCCAAGGAGCAGGGCCTCTGGCACGACCCCGCAGCCGAGCCGCGCTACTCCGAGAAGCTCGAGCTGGACCTGTCGACGATCGTCCCGTCGATCGCCGGCCCGAAGCGTCCGCAGGACCGCGTCCAGCTGACCGACGCCCAGACCGCCTTCGCGACCGCGCTCCCGACGTACAGCACCGAGCCGGCCGCGTCCGTCCCGGTCACGCTGGCCGACGGCACGTCGTTCGAGCTGAAGAACGGCGCCGTCACGATCGCGTCGATCACCTCGTGCACCAACACGTCCAACCCGTCGGTCATGATCGGCGCCGCGCTGCTGGCCAAGAACGCCGTCGAGAAGGGCCTGACCAGCAAGCCGTGGGTCAAGACCACGCTCGCGCCCGGCTCCAAGGTCGTCACCGACTACTACGACAAGGCCGGCCTCACGCCGTACCTCGAGAAGCTCGGCTTCGACCTCGTCGGCTACGGCTGCGTCACCTGCATCGGCAACTCGGGCCCGATCATCCCCGAGGTCTCTGCCGCGGTGAACGAGCACGACCTCGCGGTCGTCTCGGTGCTCTCGGGCAACCGCAACTTCGAGGGTCGCATCAACCCCGACGTGAAGATGAACTACCTGGCGTCCCCGCCGCTGGTCATCGCCTACGCGATCGCCGGCACGATGGACATCGACCTGCTGCACGGTGTCATCGGCATCGACACCGAGGGCAACGACGTCTACCTCAAGGACATCTGGCCCTCGCCGATCGACGTCGAGACCACCATCGCCCAGGCGATCAGCCAGGACATGTTCACCAAGGACTACGCCGACGTGTTCGCGGGCGACGAGCGCTGGCAGGGCCTGCCCACCCCGGAGGGCAAGACCTTCGAGTGGGACGAGGCCTCGACGTACGTCCGCAAGGCGCCGTACTTCGACGGCATGTCGCTCGACACCACGCCGGTCACGGACATCTCGGGCGCACGCGTGCTGCTCAAGCTCGGCGACTCGGTCACCACCGACCACATCTCGCCGGCCGGCAACATCAAGGGCGACACCCCCGCCGGCAAGTACCTCACCGAGCACGGCGTCACGCCGCGTGACTTCAACTCCTACGGCTCGCGCCGCGGCAACCACGAGGTCATGATCCGCGGCACGTTCGCGAACATCCGCCTGCGCAACCAGGTCGCGCCCGGCACCGAGGGTGGCTACACCCGCGACTTCACCGTCGAGGGTGGTCCGGTCTCGTTCGTGTACGACGCCTCGCAGAACTACCAGGCCGCCGGCATCCCGCTGGTCGTCCTGGCCGGCAAGGAGTACGGCTCCGGCTCGTCGCGCGACTGGGCCGCCAAGGGCACCTCGCTCCTGGGCGTCAAGGTCGTCATCGCCGAGTCCTACGAGCGCATCCACCGCTCCAACCTGATCGGCATGGGCGTCCTCCCGCTGCAGTTCCCGGCCGGCCAGAACGCCGAGTCGCTGGGCCTGACCGGCGAGGAGACGTTCTCCGTCACGGGCGTCACGGCGCTGAACGACGGTGTCACGCCGAAGACGGTTCGCGTTGTGACCGACTCGGGCGTCGAGTTCGACGCCGTCGTCCGCATCGACACCCCCGGTGAGGCGAACTACTACCGCAACGGCGGCATCCTGCAGTACGTCCTGCGCAACCTGGTTGCCCAGGGCTGA
- a CDS encoding SigE family RNA polymerase sigma factor, whose amino-acid sequence MLGPEPDFEEYVAARMPALLRTAYLLTGHHQDAEDLVQMALIKVVPRWRRIADRPDPYVRKVLVHEHVSRWRNRRWREVHTDRVPETAEPAPGHDDRLSLQAGLAALAPRQRAVIVLRYYEDLTERETAEALGISVGTVKSQARDALARLRVGALAEV is encoded by the coding sequence GTGCTCGGGCCTGAGCCTGACTTCGAGGAGTACGTCGCGGCGCGGATGCCGGCGCTGCTCCGCACGGCGTACCTGCTGACGGGACACCATCAGGATGCCGAGGACCTCGTCCAGATGGCGCTGATCAAGGTCGTGCCCAGGTGGCGCCGCATCGCTGATCGTCCTGATCCGTATGTCCGGAAGGTGCTGGTGCACGAGCACGTCTCCCGCTGGCGGAACCGGCGTTGGCGTGAGGTGCACACGGACCGGGTGCCGGAGACGGCGGAGCCTGCGCCGGGTCACGACGACCGACTCTCCCTGCAGGCGGGGCTTGCGGCGCTCGCACCACGTCAGCGGGCGGTGATCGTGCTGCGCTACTACGAGGACCTGACCGAGCGCGAGACCGCCGAGGCCCTCGGCATCTCGGTCGGCACGGTGAAGTCGCAGGCTCGCGATGCCCTCGCGCGCCTTCGTGTGGGTGCGCTCGCCGAGGTCTGA
- a CDS encoding DinB family protein, translating to MSRDVPDTTAPERQILQDLLNDNREGLLECVSGLTEQQARTRLVASLTTPMALVKHAAFAEKVWFHVTLPGRTRAEVGIPETIDESFKLEDSDTIASLVAAFRETCAESDRIAAAYSLDDVGEHSRLGPVSLRWMYVHMIEELARHAGHGDILREQLLASRS from the coding sequence ATGAGTCGCGACGTGCCCGACACGACGGCGCCCGAGCGCCAGATCCTCCAGGACCTCCTCAATGACAACCGGGAGGGACTCCTGGAGTGCGTCTCGGGGCTCACCGAGCAGCAGGCGCGCACGCGCCTGGTGGCGTCGCTGACCACGCCGATGGCGCTGGTGAAGCACGCAGCTTTCGCGGAGAAGGTGTGGTTCCACGTCACGCTTCCCGGGCGGACGCGTGCGGAGGTCGGCATCCCGGAGACGATCGACGAGAGCTTCAAGCTGGAGGACTCCGACACGATCGCGTCTCTCGTGGCGGCCTTCCGGGAGACCTGCGCCGAGTCGGACCGCATCGCCGCGGCGTACTCGCTCGACGACGTGGGGGAGCACTCCCGTCTGGGGCCCGTCAGCCTGCGCTGGATGTATGTCCACATGATCGAGGAGCTGGCTCGGCACGCCGGTCACGGCGACATCCTCCGTGAGCAACTGCTGGCTTCGCGGTCCTGA
- a CDS encoding HNH endonuclease signature motif containing protein — MIETDRLLQPYEVDGLVRADVLLAVRDAEVQTRMSERRKLRLAVRWCVLNPGSADDRADLADVERSYGIDLPDLHIAGEGTPLLAAGAPEAFAAASGVSAASGQSALADALDLTHRLRRIMRGVEGLTVPVWKARKVAQLTRPMPAEAAVWVDQELAPKLAAGLGFVTIERTVLAAMAAFCPELLDEREKQGKAAWRVEVDDRRGEGWDGTSVLDALGDTADLHDFHDLVCAVADRLGELGDTDTVGQRRAKALGVIGRGEHGALLGGAGTVAAAGDRVPERSDGVGGSAGQPSADDAGDGPAVPARSERTEVALAASAGSATVVPSRRVSRRLFVHIDAAMLAQLNADPDSGSVTAGAGATVDVERLGVATAAWVRSWLGSDQALKVTPVVDLGGGGGVDRHDPPPWMREQVVLRDRHCVHPYCEVDSRSCDLDHIEPYRPHGPPGQTRPENLAPLCRRAHVAKTHLGWRYVRNRDGTYTWTDSSGLRYLVTPEGTFPIG; from the coding sequence GTGATCGAGACGGACCGTCTGCTGCAGCCTTATGAGGTCGATGGCCTTGTGAGGGCTGATGTGCTGCTCGCGGTGCGTGATGCCGAGGTTCAGACGAGGATGTCGGAGCGTCGCAAGCTGCGCCTGGCGGTGCGGTGGTGTGTGCTGAATCCGGGTTCTGCGGACGATCGGGCTGACCTGGCGGATGTCGAGCGGAGCTATGGCATCGATCTGCCGGATCTGCACATTGCGGGTGAGGGGACGCCGTTGCTGGCGGCGGGTGCACCGGAAGCGTTTGCTGCTGCGTCGGGGGTGTCGGCGGCGAGTGGTCAGTCGGCGTTGGCGGATGCTCTGGACCTGACGCATCGGCTGCGGCGGATCATGCGTGGTGTCGAGGGTTTGACGGTTCCGGTGTGGAAGGCGCGCAAGGTCGCGCAGTTGACGCGGCCGATGCCGGCCGAGGCTGCGGTGTGGGTGGATCAGGAGTTGGCGCCGAAGCTTGCGGCGGGGTTGGGGTTTGTGACGATCGAGCGGACGGTGCTGGCTGCGATGGCGGCGTTCTGTCCGGAGTTGCTTGATGAGCGGGAGAAGCAGGGCAAGGCTGCGTGGCGCGTCGAGGTGGATGATCGGCGCGGTGAGGGGTGGGACGGCACGTCGGTGCTGGATGCGTTGGGTGACACCGCTGATCTGCATGATTTTCATGACTTGGTGTGTGCGGTGGCTGATCGCCTCGGTGAGCTGGGTGATACCGACACGGTGGGGCAGCGGCGTGCGAAGGCGCTGGGTGTGATCGGGCGTGGTGAGCACGGTGCGCTCCTGGGTGGCGCTGGGACGGTCGCCGCGGCCGGGGATCGCGTGCCTGAGCGGTCGGATGGGGTCGGAGGATCAGCGGGCCAGCCTTCTGCCGACGATGCCGGGGATGGCCCTGCGGTGCCTGCACGGAGTGAGCGGACCGAGGTCGCGCTGGCGGCTTCCGCTGGCTCGGCCACGGTTGTGCCATCGCGTCGGGTGTCGCGTCGGTTGTTCGTGCACATCGATGCCGCGATGCTGGCGCAGCTGAACGCCGACCCCGACTCCGGCAGCGTCACAGCTGGTGCTGGGGCGACGGTGGATGTGGAGCGGCTCGGGGTGGCGACCGCAGCGTGGGTGCGGTCGTGGCTGGGATCGGACCAGGCACTGAAGGTGACCCCGGTCGTTGACCTGGGCGGCGGGGGTGGGGTGGATCGTCATGATCCGCCGCCGTGGATGCGCGAGCAGGTGGTCTTGCGTGATCGGCACTGTGTGCATCCGTACTGCGAGGTGGACTCGAGGAGCTGCGATCTCGACCACATCGAGCCCTATCGGCCGCATGGTCCACCTGGTCAGACCCGCCCGGAGAACCTGGCGCCGTTGTGCCGGCGTGCGCATGTCGCGAAGACGCATCTGGGCTGGCGCTATGTCCGTAACCGCGACGGCACGTATACGTGGACCGACTCGTCGGGGCTGCGTTACCTCGTCACGCCTGAGGGCACCTTCCCGATCGGCTGA
- a CDS encoding secondary thiamine-phosphate synthase enzyme YjbQ: MRSEVIHVHTGDREVVLDLTAQCEQFVASVYAESVRSVSGLLHIFVPHATAGVAILETGAGSDDDLLAALKDLLPTDDRWLHRHGSAGHGRSHVMPALIPPYATIPVLDGQMALGTWQSICLVDLNVDNPDREVRFSFIASSGTSDR, encoded by the coding sequence ATGCGATCCGAGGTCATTCACGTGCACACCGGCGATCGGGAAGTCGTGCTGGACCTGACGGCCCAGTGCGAGCAGTTCGTCGCGAGTGTGTACGCCGAGTCCGTGCGCTCGGTGAGCGGCCTCCTGCACATCTTCGTGCCACACGCGACGGCCGGCGTGGCCATCCTCGAGACGGGCGCGGGTTCCGACGACGACCTGCTCGCCGCGTTGAAGGACCTGCTGCCGACGGATGACCGCTGGCTCCACCGTCATGGCAGCGCGGGCCACGGCCGCAGTCACGTGATGCCGGCACTGATCCCGCCCTATGCCACCATCCCGGTCCTTGACGGCCAGATGGCGCTCGGCACCTGGCAGAGCATCTGCCTGGTCGATCTGAACGTCGACAACCCCGACCGCGAGGTGCGGTTCTCCTTCATCGCGAGCAGCGGGACGAGCGACCGGTGA
- a CDS encoding MmcQ/YjbR family DNA-binding protein: protein MSRPDVPREWIDRLGAILSGFPECVEEPAWTGVHWRVGRDGVAHVFGGEDQLFRIVFRAEPDEVMAFTHLGDPYFKGSWGTNVVGMLLDEDTDWQELAELLTDSYCIQAPRHLAQRVERPAPLAAESGRLES from the coding sequence ATGAGTCGGCCAGATGTCCCGCGGGAGTGGATCGACCGGCTCGGCGCCATCCTGTCCGGCTTCCCCGAGTGTGTGGAGGAGCCCGCGTGGACCGGAGTCCACTGGCGCGTGGGTCGAGACGGCGTTGCCCATGTGTTCGGTGGCGAGGACCAGCTGTTCCGCATCGTCTTTCGCGCGGAGCCCGACGAGGTCATGGCGTTCACCCACCTCGGCGACCCGTACTTCAAGGGGAGCTGGGGGACCAACGTGGTCGGCATGCTGCTCGACGAGGACACCGACTGGCAGGAGCTCGCCGAGCTGCTGACCGACTCCTACTGCATCCAGGCGCCGCGGCACCTCGCACAGCGGGTCGAGCGACCCGCCCCACTCGCCGCAGAAAGTGGCAGGCTGGAGTCATGA
- a CDS encoding thiamine-binding protein: MIVAFSISPMTPDATGSVSAAVAEAVRVVRASGLPHETNSMFTNIEGEWDEVMAVVKEAVDAVAAVSPRVGLVLKADIRPGWTGQLSAKVERVERILDEDAR, from the coding sequence ATGATCGTCGCGTTCAGCATCAGCCCGATGACCCCGGACGCCACCGGATCGGTGAGTGCGGCCGTGGCCGAGGCCGTCCGGGTCGTGCGGGCTTCGGGGTTGCCTCACGAGACCAACTCGATGTTCACGAACATCGAGGGCGAGTGGGACGAGGTGATGGCGGTGGTCAAGGAGGCCGTTGACGCCGTGGCGGCGGTGAGCCCGCGGGTGGGCCTGGTGTTGAAGGCCGACATCCGTCCCGGGTGGACGGGGCAGTTGAGCGCCAAGGTCGAGCGGGTCGAGCGGATCCTCGATGAGGATGCTCGCTAA
- a CDS encoding NUDIX hydrolase, giving the protein MTAARTFSSIALVDRRGWVLLQERDEHPVIDPEKWGFPGGHVEPGETPDAAAYRELEEETGLVVPPGGLTQVACIDLLHPDSPHLDTIHLFAGQTTAGDGDIRLGEGRRMTFVAPDTARDLDLGQGASLLLPDFLASAAYRALVAGAQG; this is encoded by the coding sequence GTGACCGCCGCCCGGACCTTCTCCAGCATCGCTCTGGTCGACCGGCGCGGCTGGGTGCTCCTGCAGGAGCGCGACGAGCACCCGGTGATCGACCCGGAGAAGTGGGGCTTTCCCGGCGGCCACGTGGAGCCCGGGGAGACGCCCGACGCGGCGGCGTACCGGGAGCTCGAGGAGGAGACGGGTCTGGTCGTGCCGCCGGGCGGGCTCACGCAGGTCGCCTGCATCGACCTCCTTCATCCTGACAGCCCCCATCTCGACACGATCCACCTGTTCGCCGGGCAGACGACCGCTGGCGACGGAGACATCCGTCTGGGGGAGGGGCGACGAATGACGTTCGTGGCACCGGACACGGCGCGGGACCTGGACCTCGGGCAGGGTGCCTCGCTGCTCCTGCCCGACTTCCTGGCGTCGGCGGCGTACCGTGCGTTGGTCGCCGGAGCACAGGGCTAG